The Candidatus Poribacteria bacterium DNA segment AACATCATCTTGTAACAGTTTTTTGAGTGCCCGTTCAGCGAGCGTATCAATGACCTTTTTTGTTTCAGGTGTTAATTTGTCCTGTTTGAAATTTGCTGAATCCCGAAGCATTCCGAACCAAGTGCCCTCATCTGGCTCTCCTCTATCAATGAGATTTGTCAGGATACTTGTGCCAATAGTTGATATAACAAAACGCATTATGAATCTCCGATTATTGATTGGTATAAGTTCTTAAAACTAATTTTCCGTTTTCTATACCACCACATTCAATCGTCCGCCCCCCTTCAACATCAACTGCGTCAGGAACTACGCCTTCATTCTCCAAATCTTCCGCAATATTCCAAAGTTTTCCGGCAAATAAATTACGTTCATCCTGCGTCAATCCCGCAAACATGTTGCCGTTTTCCAAATTATCAGCAACCTGCAAGAGTTGCTCCTGAAGCAATTCACGGTCATCATCCGATAGGGAGCGGTTGAGAGTTCGGCGAAAATCAATTGCAATCTGCAGTAATTCCTCCTGAAGCAATTTGCGTTGCTCTACTGTTGAGTTCCTAAGCGTTCGTCTAAATTGAGCACGATAGACCAGATTGGGAAATGCTGGTAGTTCTTCTTCAAAAAGTTTATCTTTTGTTTTTTCCCACACCCATTTTCCGAACTCTGAAGGCACAACTATGCCTGCCTCCGTTTCAATCAAGATTTCAGGAATTTCATTAATTCCGCCAATGCTTTCAACTTCACAAATCTTCTCTATTAGGATGATGGCGAATTTCGGTGCGTAACTCACAAGTGGTTCAATGTCAATATAGATGGATTCCCATCGATTGGAATCATTGTGGTAAATATTATAAGCTTGGTCAAGACTCAATTTTTCAGCAAATTCGTATTTAAGTTCATCAGTTATGTCGTTAAGTTCCGAGAAGTACCCATAACCGACCGCGCTTTTTGCCCCGAATCCTTGATTGGCAATCGCCTCCGTAAACCAATCTGTGACAAGTTGGAGGGGGCCCGTCTCTTTTGCGACAATTAGAAACCGGAAATGGGTATTCTTAAGAGTAAGGAAATAAATCTGAATCAACCTCTGATAGTCAGTTGGAAACGCGCCACGCGTGTAGTAATCGGAAAAATGGGGGTTCATGATGTCAACATCAAAATGAACACCACTATTAGGTAAAGCGTCAAAAAATTGGACCATTCCTGCGGATTTTTGGCTGCCAAAAACATCAACGAAATTCTTCTTTTTTTGTTTCAGATCAGCGGGATCCCTGGCTTCGATGTCTCGCGTTGCCAATTTTTCGTCGTTCCCGAAATATTCCTGGATGACCCAACTCCGCACAACACCTTTAAGAGCACTGCCTGGAAGATAGGGAATACCGTAAACGTGGTGAAGCGTCATATTAGTTTCTTGAACATGATTACCGCCAAGCCCAACTACCATTCGCCAGTCTATCCGCGAGGTGGCACAATAGAAGTATCCGTTTGAGGCGAAATACCGCAGCTGATCTGTCTGTCGGTCCCTCAAAGGTTCAAGTACCTTCTGTGAACCCGCCAAACTCAGTGTCTGATTGGGTTGTTTGGCTTGCAATCCAAATGTAGTTTTTTCTCGATCTGACCGAGTAACAAGAAAATGATGATAACGTAAGGCGAAGTTTGAAACCTCTGCGTGCGTCACGATGTCTCGCGTGTCAGAAGGACAATAAATCTGCATCAGTTATCCTCCTCCACGCCTTTCATTAGACTATCGACAAAACGCCGAACCCAATTCAACAAGGCTAAGGTCTCAGTCGTAATCCGCCGATATTCGTTGGAGGGTTTATCAATAACAATATCCACAAGATCTTGATTCGCTTCAATCAGCTGTTTATGGATTAGC contains these protein-coding regions:
- the cmr6 gene encoding type III-B CRISPR module RAMP protein Cmr6, whose translation is MQIYCPSDTRDIVTHAEVSNFALRYHHFLVTRSDREKTTFGLQAKQPNQTLSLAGSQKVLEPLRDRQTDQLRYFASNGYFYCATSRIDWRMVVGLGGNHVQETNMTLHHVYGIPYLPGSALKGVVRSWVIQEYFGNDEKLATRDIEARDPADLKQKKKNFVDVFGSQKSAGMVQFFDALPNSGVHFDVDIMNPHFSDYYTRGAFPTDYQRLIQIYFLTLKNTHFRFLIVAKETGPLQLVTDWFTEAIANQGFGAKSAVGYGYFSELNDITDELKYEFAEKLSLDQAYNIYHNDSNRWESIYIDIEPLVSYAPKFAIILIEKICEVESIGGINEIPEILIETEAGIVVPSEFGKWVWEKTKDKLFEEELPAFPNLVYRAQFRRTLRNSTVEQRKLLQEELLQIAIDFRRTLNRSLSDDDRELLQEQLLQVADNLENGNMFAGLTQDERNLFAGKLWNIAEDLENEGVVPDAVDVEGGRTIECGGIENGKLVLRTYTNQ